Proteins encoded within one genomic window of Hevea brasiliensis isolate MT/VB/25A 57/8 chromosome 8, ASM3005281v1, whole genome shotgun sequence:
- the LOC131182307 gene encoding uncharacterized protein LOC131182307, with the protein MDSFKSLKSNTAFLLYYQNKGENDGRKLNLGKKITTCIYRFQAKPQIESALHSGDHTNLVDSKLLQTKYNEKEMKIMISCAAACVYKPSSSRPKMNQIVRALEGYMCIEEIWNEKNDNIFLKVISPISGTSLAFPTGIDSTLSNGAQGPDPSFRDSTPTNGRDDPPDSRLPNGGEQVQSISTESESVDGKVSRSLNDGENGVTSRDSTLVASSNGVTSRVSTLVAGSNEVEAEWIEQYEPDVYITLVALRDGTTDLKRVRFSRRRFTEQQAETWWSENRENVYEKYNIVGSKRATSSSSQS; encoded by the exons ATGGATTCTTTCAAATCTCTCAAATCAAATACTGCTTTTCTATTGTACTATCAAAATAAAGGGGAAAATGATGGTAGAAAATTAAACCTCGGCAAAAAAATAACTACTTGTATTTATCGATTTCAGGCAAAACCTCAAATTGAATCTGCTTTGCACAGTGGAGACCATACAAATCTTGTCGATTCTAAATTATTGCAAACGAAGTATaacgaaaaagaaatgaaaataatgatttcttGTGCTGCGGCTTGTGTATATAAACCTTCAAGCTCTCGTCCAAAAATGAATCAG ATAGTTCGAGCTCTTGAAGGATATATGTGtatagaagaaatatggaatgagAAGAATGACAACATATTCCTGAAAG TGATCTCCCCCATCAGTGGAACTTCCTTGGCCTTCCCCACGGGAATTGACTCTACTTTGTCAAATGGAGCTCAGGGTCCAGATCCTTCATTCCGGGATTCAACCCCAACCAATGGAAGAGATGACCCCCCGGATTCAAGACTGCCCAATGGTGGTGAACAGGTTCAGTCGATTAGTACTGAGTCAGAGTCTGTTGATGGGAAGGTATCTAGATCTCTTAATGATGGTGAGAATGGTGTGACATCAAGGGATTCAACATTAGTTGCCAGCAGTAATGGTGTGACATCAAGGGTTTCAACATTAGTTGCCGGCAGTAATGAAGTTGAGGCTGAGTGGATTGAACAGTATGAACCTGATGTGTATATAACTCTAGTGGCCTTGCGTGATGGAACTACAGATCTTAAACGAGTGCGCTTTAGCCGGAGAAGATTTACTGAGCAACAAGCAGAAACTTGGTGGTCTGAGAATCGTGAAAATGTGTATGAAAAGTACAACATTGTTGGATCCAAGAGAGCCACGTCATCCTCCTCCCAATCTTAG